TTCTACCCCATATACCAAATCAAAGAGGGGTCATCgagaggaggaacaggaggacCTTACCAAGGATATGGATGAACCTTCCCCAGTTCCTAATGTGGAAGAAGTTACTCTCCCTAAAACAGGTACAAGGCAAGGCACTTGGATGCAGATTGGTTGCATAGATTTCATGCTGTACTTCATCACTGTAAagaaattttttttccattctagTGAACACTAAGAAGGACTCTGAATCTGCACCAATAAAAGGAGGGACTGTGACAGACCTGGGTaagtttgttttgggtcatttgttgctctccaagtcttcttacatttgactgtggctcatgagtaagaaaggctaTACAGGCTTGTTGACAAGTTCCCTAGAGAGGAGCCTGTGAGGAGCCCTACACAGTGTCAGGTCTCTGCATTCAAAATATGCCCAGCTAGCACTGTTGAAAAGCACCTGTGGTGTTCTTCTaatgctgcattttgggataACTGAGTTGAACTGCAGTGTGGAACTGTTCTGTTCTCTATATAACAATAGTAGCAGCTGTTTTACTGTATGGTGATTGTTAGGTATTTACAAGCATAACTAAAAAGCAATACAGGTGTAGGGATCTGctaccttgctaccttcccattgttctgctgatcggctgctgtgggggaggggtgatatcactgaaacttgcagcgcagcagtaaagagtaactgaagtttatcagagcacaggtcacatgactgagggtaCCTGAGAAACTAGCAACACGGCAAGcctcatgtcaaatttcaaaatgaaatataaaaaacagatttGTAGTACAGAGTTCTGCTGAAacagtgctattaactgatgtagtttgaaaaaaaaacatgttttcccgtgacattATTCTTttaacagtgtaatttggaaacATTTTAAACTATGCTGCATCTGCCTGGGGAAATTTTACAGCTGATGGTCTAAAAGCATCTCTCTTGATTGTACTTGCTTCTTATCTCTCACAGATGAACAGGAGGATGAAAGCATGGATGCAGTGACCAAGGTATGAGTTGTCTAACACAACACAATATGTACATATAATAGAAACACTTGTATTGTTAGGCATAGAGTTTGCAAACATGGGTTGTTCTGCCTTAAAGTTTTGATGCTTTCTACAATCTAAAAATGTGCTTACAGGAACCATCTTgcatatttaaagaataagtaaacctttttttttctatcactaaacttactctaaacagcctccagaactGCCTGcttttgtcccagcattctctctgacctggttcctcagttagaagttgtgCAGAATGAAGcaccacccccacttcctgttcagttcttcaattcgactacctgtagtccacctggagagccttctgggcatgcctggaggcagcaggagccagtctgtgcattagcaggggtttttttttgttgatgagagaactgaacaggaagtgggggcggggcttcactctgcacaaggaagcaaagaaaaacgattaacttctaactgaggaaccaggtcagagagaatgttGGGACAaagtaggtaattctggaggctgtttagagtaattttactgataaaaaaaaaggtttacttattctttaagggaaCCTTTTCCACCAATTATGTTAGAGTGATGAAGCTCTCTCAAAATATATTCAGTGTTTAGACAAAAAAAGGCTATCCATGAAGCAAATGTATTAAATACCTATTACAGCTTTTATTATAAGGGAATATGTCTATTAAACATGAAGCCAGGCGACAAACAAAAGTATTGAGGCCAACCCCTCCTTGGTCTCGCACCTCCTCCTTGTACTTGAACCATCCTTAAATAAAGGGATATCTTGGATGCTTTCTGAGAAATTCTCTTCTCTCCCTTCCTTTGTCTATAGCTTGCTCATTTGAGAAAGTGGAACTCTCCCAGCAGGATTTCTCTAAGCTTTGCAGTCACTGACCTAAATTTTCTCTTACATTCAGTGGGTCAGATTTCCTGTGTattcaaaaatgaaatataaagacACAAACACTAAAGGTTATCTCCACCCAAAAGCTGTTAGCCATGATTAAATATGCTTTAATAGTATTTAAGTTCTTTGTTTTGAAAGTGTGCACCAAAAATAGGGATAaacaaatgctatttttcattGCAGTTACAATGTAGAAGAAGTCAGTTTACCTCTAACACTGTTAATCATGTGACCTCTACTACATTATTTCAGCTGttagaaccagtagtgcagataAAAGAATGGCTGGGCAGATACTGTTTTCTCTGACATCTCCAGGGGACACGAGACCAATGGAGTAAAGCTTCATCttccaggaggcaggacacttgagCAGCTAAGAAAAGGGGGGTGCCCTGCTAGTCAGGCTTTACCCCTCGTAATTCCTCTTTTGACCTCAGTTTTTCAAGTGTCCTGTCTACAGGAGGGTGTACTGTCAAATCTCTAGTGAGACCCATCGAGAGGATATCTGCAGATAAATAAACGGCTGGGCAGATGCTCTTTTAAATagcaatgttttatttaatgtatattggatttTTAATTCTGCTCTCACAGGTTTATTGCCAGCCCTTTGTAAATCTGTGGTGTCCTAGAGGGGTTATCGTTTCCCCTGCACTTTGGGATTAAATGTATTAATGGATTCTCTGCTATATTTGGCAGGAAAAACATTTTACAGATGATAAGCAATGAATTTTTCACATGTATTTGTTTAGGAAGAAGATGAGACCTCATCTGGGATTAAAGGCGAGCAAATGAAAACATCCGATCTTCATGAGGACAATGTGACTGAACAAACACACCATATCATCATTCCTAGCTATGCTGCTTGGTTTGACTATAACAGGTAAAGTCTCCTctttgcttttaatagcaatggAACTATCCTCTGataatcatttttcttttttatttggtgAAAGGAACCTTGATTTATTGTGATGAATAAAGACAAGCAGCACATTTCACAGCACAAATAGATGATTTATGTATAACATTGTGTCCTTTATTTTACTGTTTCAACAACTCCATCTTTATTCATCATTACCTGAGATACAGGTGGgctcttagggcaatggcacatcaGTGATCCAGGTATTTTGTAGCTTCCTGGGTCTCGATCCCCACTGACTTGAATGGCAGTGACCTGTATGTGCAAGTGCACTTGCTTCTCAGGCAGTTGTTGCTTGGAAGCAAAACAAGTCCATATACAGTATGCTTGCAGGGGAATCTCCATTTAAGTCTGTGGCTGTATCCCCTGCCTATGGAACTACAAATCACTCTGGCAATAAAACGCGAATAATTGCCCCTGTTCTGTTGCCCTTAATCGTGACTGCCAGCTGTAGAACTGGAGGTGTCAAGCTCATGACTCTCCTAGTATGTTTTTCTGGACAATTTGCACCAACACAGCCTCAtgggttctttttttatttttacacaaccacaTTTGGTTGAGCAAGAAACAGGGTTTTTGATGGTGGAGATAAAACAtttctattacattttatttttattgattacaGAGCAATTTAAAGTATGCTGATTTTAATCTTTGTCTCACTGTATACCTTTTATATTAAGCTTTTTAGAATACATGGCTAGAGCCTTCCTTAAGtgggggtttgtttgtttttgtcacCATTTTTGAATGGTAACAGACTGCTTTGCAATAAGTTAACATTATTgcttttattgcatatttattttaatctCCCTTTCTCCTTCAGTGTGCATGCTATTGAACGTCGGGCATTACCAGAGTTCTTCAATGGCAAGAACAAGTCCAAAACACCAGAGATGTGAGTCTTACACAATATATGGTTATAGGTGTGGCTGATAAGAAGGCATGAAAAAGTTTAAGTGCTTGATTTTTCAGAAGTTAAACAGAAGGGAAAGGTTTAGAGTAGCAGGCCAATTCTCTATAAAATagttacaataaaatatatattttgttcataGAAGAAAGTTATCTTTTAATTGGTTTAGAagataaattgtttaaaattggcCTTGTGTTCTTTTTCTGCTATTCAACTGCACAAGTCTTGCATAATGGAAAACtgctttatgtatttattatttggtAAACTAACCTTACATATACGTTACAGCACAGGATTCATTTGATGAGACTTTGTGCAAAGAATGTGTCACAGTCTCATAACCTTACATTTCACAAACCAACACAAATGACCCCTTCTGTTCTTTTTCCCTATTTTTCTAGATACCTTGCCTATAGAAACTTCATGATTGACACCTATAGACTAAACCCTCAGGAATACCTTACTTCTACAGCATGTCGTCGCAACTTGGCAGGGGATGTCTGTGCTATCATGAGGTGCGGGTGACATGGGAACGTCATCTCAGAGGATTAAAAGGCAATGATCATATGTAGTAGGGTTAGCAATGAATAGCTGTGCATACTAGAAAGTTTGGGAGCACATTatgattttgtatatatattttctatatatgttAGTGTTACACAGTTAATAATTATATTAAGAGGAGGATATAATTGTCCCAGCTCTGTTGTTCTTCTTGCTTTAGGGTTCATGCCTTCCTAGAACAGTGGGGGCTCATTAACTACCAAGTGGATGCTGAGAGTCGTCCTACTCCAATGGGCCCTCCTCCAACATCACATTTCCATGTCTTAGCTGATACTCCATCAGGACTGGTTCCACTGCAGCCTAAAACACCACAGGTAGGCATGACAAGGCTTTTTAGACGAGTCATTTTATGGTTTCACCTCCCTTTTATATATTCAGTGCACATGTTTTCATTACCTGTACTACATAGCTCCAAACGGCTTTTTTTTGTCTTTGGCCTATTTCATTATGATAATTTTTCCATGTCACCAGCTTTTCTATAGTTCACTTTTAAGGTGGTGTCACCCACGGCTGTTTTTCTTCTGTCAGAGAAATGCCTGAATCGCACGTTTCTCTTTGGTTATCAATATACTCTGCATCTGACATGAAATGGAATGTCTCATTTTCTTCTTTCTAGCAGAGCTCTGCTTCACAACAGATGCTCAATTTCCCTGATAAAAGTAAGGATAAACCAAGTGACCTTCAGAATTTCGGCTTACGGACAGATATGTATAGTAAGAAGAACACAACATCCAAGGTAAATCAAAACAGTGTATTTCAAAGTTTTCTTTAGTCtttaaaatttgtaattttaGGTAATACTTCTTGTTACACTTAGTGTTTAGTaatatgtggattttttttttttacttgaacaGAGTAAGGCTGCTGCCAGTGCAACACGCGAATGGACTGAGCAGGAGACGCTGTTGCTACTTGAGGTGTGAAATCTGGATATGCTTCACTGAATAAATGATTTGGCACTTAGAATTTAGTTAgatattttgaaaatgtatgccAATTACCTATGCCTACCTAACACAGGCTCTGGAAATGTATAAAGATGATTGGAACAAAGTATCTGAGCATGTGGGGAGCCGCACACAGGACGAGTGTATCCTGCATTTCTTACGACTTCCCATTGAGGATCCATATCTAGAGGACTCTGAGGCCTCTCTGGGACCACTGGCCTATCAGCCCATACCCTTTAGCCAATCGGGGAATCCTGTGATGAGCACAGTAGCCTTCCTTGCATCTGTAGTAGATCCTCGGGTAGCATCAGCTGCAGCAAAATCAGCTTTGGGtttgttacttttatttttatttgttggtaCAGTCTTTGCTGTATTCAGGGGCATTTTGGCCCCTAGTGCCCCAGAAATGTTGGGAATATTAATAACCTTTAAAAGACTTTGTAATGTTTCTGATTTATTAGATGAATTTTCCAAGATGAAGGAGGAGGTTCCCACAGCACTGGTGGAAGCTCATGTCAGAAAGGTCGAGGATGCAGCCAGAATCACTGGAAAAGCTGATCCTAGTTATGGCCTTGAGAGCAGTGGTATTGCTGGAACAGCTTGCGAAGACAACGAGAGGATAGGTGAGTTAGACTCTtaagtcaatatatatatatatatatataatctcagaCTGCTTTTCTGGTTCCCAGATATattgatacagatatgggatctgaaTGTTAGGTATGTTTTTCAGGACTACGGTCTTTGTCTCAGGGGGACACGGGGAATGCATGAGGTTGAGCTCCACCCTCCAGGAGGCTGGACACTTGAATAACAAATTAAGGGGATGTACCAGGTCCACTCTGGCTTTACCCCTACATTGTACCCAATCCAGGAAGATTTTCAAGTATCCTGCTTCCAGGAGTTTTGACAGCCATGTCTCTAATGAGACTCTGACATAATTTCTTTGGTTAGTTCAGGGCAAGGGccttttccccccaaaatttAAAATATCACAGGGCGGATTTATGAGGATTGAGAAATTCTTCCTAATCTTTCTTGGTGCATCTTTCACAAGAGAAtttagttttaattatttgttgtacacattttttttagcaTCAATATGATAGTGACATGTTCCTCATTTATCAGGGACTTTTCACTATGACATAAGCTCTTCAGTGAGATGCTTACTGCTTCCCCACAGACCCCTGGTACTGATATGTAGGCAGCACCTcttccagtgatccccaaccagtggctcgtgagcaacttgttgctcattgggtttattttggatattgctcccagtggcctcaaagcagatgcttatttttgaatttctggcttttatCCAAGTTTTGGTTATATATAAACCAGGAGTAATGcaaaacaaagcctcctgtaggctgccagtccacataggggctaccaaattgccaatcaGAGAccttatttgtaaccccaggaacatttttcatgcttttgttgctccccaactctttttacatttaaatgtggctcacaggaaaaaaagttggggatccctgccttagaagTTGACATCTGGCTTTGAGGCAGGTGGAAGTTCTAATAGGTTGAGGACAAATGTAATTAATACGACAGCCTATTAACAGGGGTCTGCAGTGGAGCATGGAGGTTGGTGGGGATGGCAGAGGGGTTATTAAAGGGATAGTAGTAGTTAGGTAAatgcaggggtgctgctgccatgaggcaagttgagctTCTGGTAACCTTTTAGtgtcaaaattctgatttttaaattggaatttcatctcttctagtgcagagagcagtcTCTGCTTGCCAAAAGCTCTGAGCTGTAGATGCTGGGGGCAAGTGGGGACGGCACCGTTGGAAAGTTTGCCTCAGGGCGCCCAGGGAAGTAGGATGCAAAGATTTTCTTTCAAACCCTGATAGGCCCTTTCGTTTAAATGAATCTCTTTAACTTTGAGCCCCCACTTTGAGAAAAGACTATAATAAATATCCAAAAGGAAATTTTATAAATATCTAGGTGTAATTATTTACTTTTGTTGCAACTTTTATATTATTGGTTTCCACAGTTGCTGCGTAAAGGATTTCCAAATAACACATGCCATACATGTGtgattatattttgtttaaagaaaaatgttttagatTATTGCATATATTTACTGTTTTAATAAAGTGACTGAATGTTGTTAGACAATGTTGCTGAGCTGTTCTATTTATCTATGGATCCTTTGGGTTACTTTGGTGTTGTTAGTCAGGCAAGGGAGAATAAATGACTGAAAGTTGCCTTTTGTCCACTCTGTAATGCAATCTAAGAATAAGTCATTAAATATATGGCAGATTTGAACATGTAAATCTTAATCGCCACAAAAATATATCTGTTGAATACGACACCTTTTGGCTTGTGTCAAATTGTATTCATTTCAGGCAAAATTTACCTTGACTCCTGTCTGACATGTtcacttttaatttaaataaacctTGGGCCAGAGGggtatgttaaaaataaaatagcataaTATATATTAATCCATTTTGGATTGGCCAGCTATCAATTATCACCAGTTACTTTTCCATTGGTGCCCTATATTTCCCTTGGTGTCAGGTGCTGAGTGTGAAATGTACATTTCAGAGAGCCCTGTGGGTTAATATGGAGGACAACATTTTTTGTCAGCTTGTGGCAGCAGTTATGCCTTGTATACACATCATAAGTACCTTATGCAGAGGGGCAACCatgtttttaagttttaattaTGAGATTAATATAGAGATGAACTGTACAAGGCCCTTCATATTTGGAAAGTCAGTAattatttctttctgtgtttattGATGCCTTTCACAGATTGTCCCAAAAGGAGCACCCCTGAAATCCATGGTAGGAAATATTCCTCTCTTACACACAAGACTTCTTTAACATGATACATTCCATTTCTACAACCATACACATTTCTACAATCATAAAAATGCAAAGTTGGAATAGAAGAGAGTTTTGTCAAATTATATTTATGTATGAATAGAAGGAGGGAAGGAAGAAAAAGGGGGAGGGGAGGAGATGGAGAGTGTATCATGGTATTTTAGACAGCAGTTGCTGGAGACTCCAGCCATGGGTTCCAAATCTTCTCAAACTTTTGTGGGCATCCTCTGGCTAGGTAAGTTAACCTGTAGAGTTCCAGTTGAGAGTTTATcagctttatccatttatttaaagtaggagGTAGGGGACCCATCCAATGTAgagccacagttttttttttttgcataaaacaaaAGAGCCCTCATAAGGGATCTGGAAGCTGTCTTGGGTAATAGGGAGTCCACCAGGCCCAACAGGCATGTGATTGGGTTTAGAACTTGAGGTAAGGAAAGTTTGTCTGCTACGAAGCACTTGACTTGTTGCCAGAATCTCTGGATGTATGGGCAGTTCCAAAGTAGGTGAATAAAATCAGCATCAGGTTCATTGCAGCGAAGGCATCAGGAGTGTTCCAAGCAACCCATCTGGTGTAGTTTCTTAGGCGTTAAGTAGGTTTGGTGTGTAATTTTGAATTGAATTAATTTGTCTCTTGTGCTTATTAATGGGGAATAGATATTGTCTACCACCTCTTCCCAGTTATCCGGGTCCAGGTGGAGGCCACTTGTTTCCCACTTGAGTTTGACTCTGGGTCTGGTGTCATATTTGTAAGCAGTGATTGCTGCATATGCTTTGGAGAGAGTTTTCAGTTTATCCGGGGCAGAGATTACATTTTCTACTGCCGTGTATTGTATGGGATGAGTATTGCTTTGGAACTGTATGTGGAAGAGATGTTACATTTGCATGTAACTGAACACCGACAGGTCCGTCAGGGCAGGTAGTTGTTGGAGTTGTTTGCGGGTTTTTAGGGACCCTGCGTGTAGTAAGTGATGGAGTTGTTTGACCCCTGATCTTGCCCATGTCACTCCATTTTCAAAGGTTGTAAAGTTGTTAAAGAGGGTGTTGTGCCACAAAAGTATGTCAGGTGAAATTGAGTTTTTTGTGTTGGAGATTTTATACATCATGTCCCAggcttttttttatagaatttaaAAGGGGAATTAGGGGGGGAAGACATTTGCTAGGCCTGTATAGAGCGTGATGTAGGGATTCAATGGAGCCAAAATACAGTGCTTCTAATAGAGAAGCTGGGTTTTCAGTGTCAAATGTTTTCCAGTTCGAGGCATGTGTTGCCTGTGCTGCGAGGTAATAGAGTTCAAAATTGGGCATTGCTAATCCTAATTGTGAGATTAGTGAATTATATGCAAAAAACTGACATTGCAAGACATTCTCTGCCTCCTTATGCCTTCCAGGATtacatttttcacaaaaaaaatgtcatcCTATCTTAATGTATTCCAAGTGTGGCATTAGATAAGCAACTTATAGTACAATGTTACATTCTTTTACCCTTTGGGGTTTTAGTGTTAATGTTTTCATTAATGCTTCCAGAAGAGAGCAGTTCAGATGAGCCCCAGACAGATGCGCAGCCTACAGAAGACAAGAAAGAGCCAAAGGTATAAACTGAACTGTGGCCCAGCTACGCTAATGTAATTTAGATTTATGTAAAACCATTTAGCCCCTGTAAAGCActatactgttttgtttttttcaaatgaacgtgcattactaaaaataaatcaaatacaatgttctccCCAGGATGTTTAGGCTGGTGCTCCAGCATTTTTATGAGGCACTAAGCTAAGATTTGCCCTGCTCCAGCCTGACCCGCCataacagaaaatattttacagGCACCAGTAGGACTGTTTGCCTCTGCAAATATAGACCATTCATTGTATCTGCAAAAACGTATAGTCCTATGAAAAGTTTTCTTTTGGTCGGTTGACTCTGGGGACAACACTAATGAAGTATAGAAGGCTCTGCTTGTGAATAAGAACAGTTTCATGCTAGGCCTGTTAAAAATCacttattaataagaaaaaaggaATAAGGAGCCACAGTTAGACTAAAGCAGGCAGTTCAAACATTCATTCAGCAGTTGTATCATTCATTTGACAGTTGTGTCTAACCGGGGGCCTGATATGTGAAATTTATGTGGGACTTCCCTCATGATATAGGTCACTTGCTAAAGTGTTTATCCACAAGGGCTTTCCATCCGGCAATAGTCGGCAAATTAGAGCCCATCCGTGTAATTGCAACcaatttttttggcataaaacaaTTGAAATAACAGCAGGACACTGGGGTGTATGTTGGGTAACAGATCTTACATTACGTGTAATAAACCTACTGTTGGATGCATAATATTTAGCAATATCAGTTTATCGGCAAAGAACTGGAACACCTCACACCAATAGCTTTGAACAAGTATCTTGTGCTAATAAGTGGTTGGTGCCTGGTAATTTGTGTGTTTAAATAAGCTGCTAATTCAGGGAGCAAAAACATAAGTCTCTGTGATAGATTCGCTGTCTCTAAAAAAGAGCACATCTTCCAGCTATGTGCAATGATAAACTGACTCTGCTTTGTGTGTCAGGATTCACCCAGTGAAACACTCCCTGAAGAAGAGGGTAAGGAGAAAATCAGTGAAGTAGCCAAGAAGGAGGAAGAAAAAAGCAAAGATGGAGATACTGATAAAGAATCAGAGAAAAGTGATATTGACATGGGTAGGTCTGTTATGATTGTAATTATTGTGTTgaggtttagggtgaagacacgtgcACCGATTAGTCGCAGTGACTTGTGTAATACCCTACAGTGGGAAAGTCTCCGCAACcaacttttttaaagtttttaagtcacagcaactagggatgcaccgaatccactatttttagaTTCGGCCTAACCCTGAATCCTTCTTAAAGATTTGGgagaaccgaatcctaatttttAAGGATTTGAATTTGGTTCTGCCAGGAACATGGATTCAACTGAatttgaatcctgctgaaaacgGCAGAATCTTGGGCGAATTCTGAAttgaattctggatttggtgcatccttagtgGCGAATAATCACCCCATATGTCTTCGCCCTTAACACTGATCATTCAGCTACTGGAGCAGTGTTATCTGGGATTTCCCAATGCCCAATAATATGCTCTTGCCTCTACAGATTTGATTATTTCTTTTGTCTGTTGCTAACTCGGTAAGGCATACCTTTTGTTTGTTCAGCTGATGGGGAGAAGGTTTCTGACACCAAGGAAGGAGTTGAGGAGATAGAAAAGGAAGAGGGTGGTGGAAAGAACAAGGTTGAAAGAGACATTGGAGAAGGCAACCTTTCTACGGCTGCTGCGGCGGCtctggctgctgctgctgtaaaGGCCAAAGTGAGTATTGTTAACAGAGTGCTGCTTTTCTGACTAGAccttgtgttttatttacagttaGTGGCTTTGAAGGATAAACAAGACTTTTATTCTGAGGTCCCCTAAAATtattctgtacagcccccagaataacatacatgCATGCAGAGttaatttttttctctattacaagcagctaaatagcagttcttttagttacttccttttCTAGCGTGAAGCTCTGCCCAT
This sequence is a window from Xenopus tropicalis strain Nigerian chromosome 2, UCB_Xtro_10.0, whole genome shotgun sequence. Protein-coding genes within it:
- the smarcc2 gene encoding SWI/SNF complex subunit SMARCC2 isoform X5, translating into MAVRKKDGGPNVKFYEASDTVAQFDNVRLWLGKNYKKYIQAEPPTNKSLSSLVVQLLQFQEEVFGKHVSNAPLTKLPMKCFLDFKVSGALSHILAAAYKFKSDQGWRRFDFQNPSRMDRNVEMFMTIEKSLVQNNCLSRPNIYLHPDIDSKLQSKLKDIVKRHQGTVTEDKSHASHIVVPVPSNLEDEEWVRPILKRDKQVLLHWGYYPDSYDTWVPASEVEASVEDAPTVEKPRKVHAKWILDTDSFNEWMNEEDYELTDEKNPVARRKKISAKTLTDEVSSPDSDRRDKKGPNYKKRKRSPSPPPSAEAKKKTVKKGPSTPYTKSKRGHREEEQEDLTKDMDEPSPVPNVEEVTLPKTVNTKKDSESAPIKGGTVTDLDEQEDESMDAVTKEEDETSSGIKGEQMKTSDLHEDNVTEQTHHIIIPSYAAWFDYNSVHAIERRALPEFFNGKNKSKTPEIYLAYRNFMIDTYRLNPQEYLTSTACRRNLAGDVCAIMRVHAFLEQWGLINYQVDAESRPTPMGPPPTSHFHVLADTPSGLVPLQPKTPQQSSASQQMLNFPDKSKDKPSDLQNFGLRTDMYSKKNTTSKSKAAASATREWTEQETLLLLEALEMYKDDWNKVSEHVGSRTQDECILHFLRLPIEDPYLEDSEASLGPLAYQPIPFSQSGNPVMSTVAFLASVVDPRVASAAAKSALDEFSKMKEEVPTALVEAHVRKVEDAARITGKADPSYGLESSGIAGTACEDNERIDCPKRSTPEIHEESSSDEPQTDAQPTEDKKEPKDSPSETLPEEEGKEKISEVAKKEEEKSKDGDTDKESEKSDIDMADGEKVSDTKEGVEEIEKEEGGGKNKVERDIGEGNLSTAAAAALAAAAVKAKHLAAVEERKIKSLVALLVETQMKKLEIKLRHFEELETIMDREREALEYQRQQLLADRQNFHMEQLKYAEIRARQQHFQQIQNQHQQQQQTTSSSQPVPPTGHSVSGSQSSLIQAPVSSASNAESLGQPSAPSTQPPVSSQQQQGGTQPSPAHPSGTFTSQQSSTPLVPSAVSVPAQPPVPDPATPLPPDSIGNTVAQPQP